Proteins found in one Methanospirillum hungatei JF-1 genomic segment:
- a CDS encoding efflux RND transporter permease subunit — protein sequence MFKPFDWLAYQITRHPGVVAGVALAAFIVALYGTTLITMQTGNEAYLDKNTPRGALLAHYADTYGSDAIMVIIESDDVTKVDNLWYIDNLLNHIQNQQSVERTSSIVALLKQGNNGVLPRSSAEVKRIIQNAPAEIVSRNLPSNMMTLGVITLVPGLSEDRQKQVLSNIETIVKTSRPPPGVSVTLSGEQAFNQEMGREMGSSMGILIMAAMILMVIAVLALFSHVRYALLPVVIVAAGLVLTFGLMGLTGTQISMVVIGAFPVLIGIGIDYAIQIHSRLDEEIYKTSLPEAVTTTITKTSPSVMVAMLATSTGFIAMIFGPIPMVGDFGITCTFGVMSCYIAALILVPVFAMLIQYRGKRQTKDPAHDHDSTKGTGQTTTAYEGNAKESLIEKYDRILGNTALKIAQRPVPVLLFVFIIAAIGFTLDNEVPISADQKTFVPPDMPALLDMNKVTRTMGATTTIPIIVSADDVLHPENLAWIQNFGAYVVRKNDKVTDADSIASLIAEYNNGTLPKTRFETTQILSAIPDQYKKRYLNGNTEAVIEFSTRDMEIKQARDLIKIIRKDMNFYPSPPGLTIRVTGSLEMFSTLMDDIDRSKTFMTILGFVFIFGYLLLVYRRLKAAVPLIPIIVIVGWNGAIMYLIGLDYTPLTAVLGSMTIGVASEYTILIMERCDEELARGLPLFDAIQVSVQKIGTAITVSGLTTVFGFAALMLSEFNIVANFGITTVITVVFSLTGAIFIMPAVISLVYQFQGQKV from the coding sequence ATGTTCAAACCTTTTGACTGGCTGGCGTACCAGATAACGAGACATCCGGGTGTTGTCGCCGGAGTCGCCCTGGCTGCTTTTATCGTTGCACTGTATGGCACAACCCTGATTACCATGCAGACCGGCAATGAAGCCTATCTTGACAAAAATACTCCCCGTGGCGCATTGCTGGCACACTATGCAGATACCTACGGTTCAGATGCCATTATGGTCATCATCGAGTCTGATGATGTTACGAAAGTAGATAATCTCTGGTATATTGACAATCTCTTAAACCATATCCAGAATCAGCAGTCGGTTGAGCGGACATCCAGTATTGTGGCACTCTTAAAACAGGGCAACAACGGGGTTCTTCCCCGGTCATCTGCAGAGGTTAAAAGGATAATTCAAAATGCTCCTGCAGAGATTGTCAGCCGGAACCTTCCCTCGAATATGATGACACTGGGCGTTATCACCCTTGTCCCCGGCCTGTCTGAGGATCGACAAAAGCAGGTTTTGTCAAATATTGAGACCATTGTAAAGACATCCCGTCCTCCCCCGGGAGTATCTGTCACCTTATCCGGAGAACAGGCCTTTAACCAGGAGATGGGAAGGGAGATGGGATCATCCATGGGGATTTTAATCATGGCGGCGATGATTCTCATGGTGATAGCCGTCCTGGCTCTCTTTTCCCATGTCAGGTATGCACTCCTCCCGGTTGTCATCGTTGCAGCAGGCCTTGTACTGACCTTTGGTCTGATGGGGCTTACGGGAACCCAGATCAGCATGGTGGTTATTGGTGCATTTCCTGTCTTGATTGGAATCGGTATTGACTATGCCATCCAGATTCATTCAAGGCTTGATGAGGAGATCTATAAAACTTCGCTTCCTGAAGCGGTTACTACCACCATTACAAAGACCAGCCCTTCGGTCATGGTAGCGATGCTGGCAACATCCACCGGTTTTATTGCCATGATATTCGGCCCGATACCAATGGTCGGGGATTTTGGTATCACCTGCACATTCGGGGTGATGTCCTGCTATATCGCAGCACTGATCCTTGTTCCGGTCTTTGCCATGCTGATTCAGTATCGTGGGAAGAGGCAGACGAAAGATCCTGCCCACGATCATGATAGCACCAAGGGCACCGGACAGACGACAACAGCCTATGAGGGGAATGCCAAAGAATCCCTGATAGAGAAGTACGACAGGATTTTGGGAAATACCGCATTAAAGATTGCACAGCGCCCGGTTCCGGTATTATTATTTGTATTCATTATTGCAGCAATCGGATTTACTCTTGATAACGAAGTTCCCATCAGTGCAGATCAAAAGACGTTTGTGCCCCCTGACATGCCTGCATTATTAGACATGAACAAGGTAACACGGACGATGGGGGCGACGACCACCATTCCCATCATTGTATCAGCTGATGATGTCCTGCATCCCGAAAATCTTGCCTGGATTCAAAATTTCGGTGCATATGTTGTAAGAAAAAATGACAAAGTCACTGATGCAGACAGCATTGCTTCCCTCATCGCAGAGTATAATAATGGCACCCTGCCGAAAACCAGATTTGAAACGACACAGATTCTCTCTGCCATACCTGATCAGTATAAGAAGCGGTATCTGAATGGGAACACTGAAGCGGTAATTGAATTCTCAACACGGGATATGGAGATTAAACAGGCGAGAGACCTGATAAAAATCATCAGAAAGGACATGAATTTTTATCCATCCCCCCCAGGGCTGACCATCAGGGTCACCGGTTCTCTTGAGATGTTCAGCACTCTCATGGATGATATCGACCGGTCAAAAACGTTCATGACCATCCTTGGATTTGTCTTCATCTTCGGATATTTACTACTGGTATACCGTCGCCTGAAGGCGGCAGTTCCCCTCATCCCCATAATCGTTATTGTTGGGTGGAACGGGGCTATCATGTATCTTATTGGCCTGGATTATACGCCCCTGACCGCGGTCCTTGGATCGATGACGATTGGTGTTGCTTCAGAATATACTATCCTCATCATGGAACGATGTGATGAAGAGCTGGCACGGGGCCTGCCCCTCTTTGATGCCATACAGGTAAGTGTTCAGAAGATAGGAACAGCAATCACCGTATCCGGCCTGACAACGGTGTTTGGTTTTGCTGCCCTGATGTTATCTGAGTTCAATATTGTAGCAAATTTTGGAATAACCACAGTAATCACGGTGGTCTTCTCACTCACCGGAGCGATATTTATCATGCCAGCGGTAATCTCACTGGTATATCAGTTCCAAGGGCAGAAGGTATAG
- a CDS encoding ComEC/Rec2 family competence protein, with protein MKRFHILIIFTSILLLLVFSPGTAEETTIHVIDVGTGDAVLVETAGTYTLIDAGPDRNTTAAYLSDHNITALDLFLVTSMDPGKTGGILEVMNRTVVHDYRDTGTGQVYPYYGRVLEKIQNESIPHSPLTAGDIISIGKDASIEVIPANQTDQTGYDEAVLKITVGNVSMLLLSQNGSPDISIPDPIQILRVPDHGSREAYDAGFIHRLKPEVAVISVGRIGKGPNKATVMGLEAVGAEVFQTDIRGTILITTDGEKYTTGSTRTSPAGSISLISVIETRPPG; from the coding sequence ATGAAAAGATTTCACATATTAATAATTTTTACCTCTATCCTGCTATTACTTGTGTTTTCACCAGGAACGGCAGAGGAGACAACCATTCATGTCATTGATGTCGGAACCGGTGATGCAGTCCTGGTGGAGACAGCAGGGACATATACCTTGATCGATGCAGGACCTGACCGGAACACCACAGCGGCATATCTGTCCGACCATAATATCACCGCTCTGGATCTCTTCCTGGTGACCAGTATGGATCCGGGTAAGACCGGGGGAATCCTGGAGGTTATGAACCGGACAGTCGTACACGATTATCGCGATACCGGAACCGGTCAGGTATATCCATATTATGGACGGGTCCTCGAGAAGATACAGAATGAATCAATCCCGCACTCACCTCTGACAGCCGGTGATATCATTTCTATTGGGAAAGATGCGTCTATTGAAGTCATTCCGGCTAACCAGACAGATCAGACCGGATATGATGAGGCGGTTCTGAAGATCACCGTTGGAAATGTATCCATGCTCCTCCTTTCACAGAACGGTTCACCGGATATCTCCATTCCTGATCCCATCCAGATCCTTCGTGTCCCGGATCATGGATCACGGGAGGCATATGATGCCGGCTTTATTCATCGCTTAAAACCTGAAGTGGCTGTCATCAGTGTCGGACGGATCGGAAAAGGCCCCAATAAAGCAACCGTGATGGGACTGGAGGCTGTCGGGGCAGAGGTATTTCAGACTGATATCAGAGGAACCATTCTTATTACAACGGATGGTGAGAAGTACACGACAGGATCCACACGCACATCTCCTGCCGGATCCATATCTCTGATCAGTGTCATAGAGACCAGGCCACCAGGATGA
- a CDS encoding response regulator transcription factor has product MTTVLMVDDNPADIEEMNVILTEAGYNTLTQPDGIHILDFLKSHPTDLIMLDLVMPKLNGIEILRELKRDFPNIPVIMCSAAGLEQVVALALRVGAAGYVVKPYKKQELLESIEKVTGKTT; this is encoded by the coding sequence ATGACCACTGTTTTAATGGTTGATGATAATCCGGCAGATATTGAAGAGATGAATGTCATTCTGACCGAAGCGGGCTATAACACCCTGACCCAGCCTGATGGAATACACATCCTTGATTTCCTGAAAAGTCATCCAACTGACCTTATCATGCTTGATCTGGTCATGCCTAAACTCAATGGAATTGAGATATTACGTGAACTGAAACGGGATTTCCCAAATATTCCGGTCATCATGTGTTCTGCTGCCGGGCTTGAACAGGTCGTTGCCCTGGCTCTCCGGGTCGGTGCCGCCGGCTACGTGGTCAAACCCTATAAGAAACAGGAGTTACTGGAAAGTATTGAGAAAGTAACCGGAAAAACGACTTAA
- a CDS encoding response regulator: MMISVLYVDDESDFLFLGKNFLNKEPDITVDTVTSAQEALTILKTRTYDAIISDYQMPVMDGIQFLQKVRSLYGRIPFLLFTGKGREEVVITALNSGVDFYIQKGGDAFSQFAELAHKIRQAVERKRAEDRLIESDRRFRKTLQTMKLIAFQLDSDGKVLFCNDHLLHLTGWRREEFMGRDFFEMAVPEDLRSLKKHSFQEALKKGTISQHEEMKLLLRNGEIRDIDVMNTDLRDEHGGLIGYMCIGDDITDQKIAQKEVEAWRNRYKMVTTSSGLVVYDYDMKQDQIIMSENVSDVFGYAYNEISHGFEQWLELVHPDDRKAALDAFYSVHTNSGGDVVRYRFRHADGHYVWVEDRVSVPDIIDSYRLMGIMADITRQQEAEEALRLSEAQLKTANTKLSLLSSITRHDITNSLSAMQGYLSLMEECEPHEIPEFTKKLRDISVSIESQIAFSREYEKVGVSEPDWFCVSDILKNLPFEYIRLNCEVPSNLRIYVDPMIPKVFYNLLINAKNHGKHVSTITVSCRNNDSSLILSWEDDGIGIPHEEKDLIFTYGYGKNTGYGLYLISEILKITSITIYETGIPGKGARFEIVVPFGGYRFSS; the protein is encoded by the coding sequence ATGATGATCTCTGTCCTCTATGTAGATGACGAGTCTGACTTTTTATTCCTTGGGAAAAATTTTCTGAATAAGGAACCTGACATTACCGTAGATACGGTTACCTCAGCCCAGGAAGCCTTAACAATCCTGAAAACCCGTACGTATGATGCCATCATATCCGACTATCAGATGCCGGTTATGGATGGTATCCAGTTTCTTCAGAAAGTTCGTTCCCTCTATGGCCGGATACCCTTTCTTCTCTTCACCGGGAAGGGCCGTGAGGAGGTGGTCATTACTGCATTAAATTCCGGTGTTGACTTTTATATCCAGAAAGGGGGCGACGCCTTCTCACAGTTTGCCGAACTTGCCCATAAGATCCGTCAGGCAGTGGAGAGAAAACGGGCCGAGGATCGTCTTATTGAGAGTGACAGGCGGTTTAGAAAGACGCTTCAGACCATGAAACTCATCGCCTTTCAGTTGGATAGTGATGGAAAGGTGCTGTTCTGTAATGATCATCTGCTTCATCTGACCGGCTGGAGAAGAGAAGAGTTCATGGGCAGGGATTTTTTTGAGATGGCCGTTCCCGAAGATCTCAGATCCCTAAAGAAACATTCCTTTCAGGAGGCCTTGAAAAAAGGTACCATCTCTCAGCATGAGGAGATGAAGCTCCTCCTCCGGAATGGTGAAATCCGGGACATTGACGTGATGAACACGGACCTCAGGGATGAACACGGGGGTCTTATCGGCTATATGTGTATCGGGGACGATATCACCGACCAAAAAATTGCACAAAAAGAAGTGGAAGCCTGGCGTAACCGGTACAAAATGGTTACGACATCATCCGGCCTTGTTGTCTATGATTATGACATGAAACAGGATCAGATCATCATGAGTGAGAATGTCAGTGATGTCTTTGGATATGCATATAATGAGATCAGTCATGGATTTGAACAGTGGCTTGAACTTGTCCACCCGGATGATCGAAAGGCAGCCCTTGATGCGTTTTATTCAGTGCATACAAACTCCGGGGGAGACGTTGTCAGGTACCGGTTCAGACATGCTGATGGTCATTATGTCTGGGTAGAGGATAGGGTTTCAGTGCCTGATATCATTGATTCGTACCGGCTTATGGGCATTATGGCTGACATCACCAGGCAGCAGGAAGCAGAGGAGGCACTGCGGCTCAGTGAGGCACAACTCAAAACAGCGAATACTAAACTCAGTCTTCTCAGCTCCATTACCAGACATGATATCACAAATTCACTCAGTGCAATGCAGGGGTACCTCTCTCTTATGGAGGAGTGCGAACCCCATGAAATTCCCGAATTTACAAAAAAACTGCGGGATATAAGCGTGTCAATAGAGTCTCAAATAGCCTTTTCACGGGAATATGAAAAGGTCGGGGTATCAGAGCCTGACTGGTTTTGCGTATCTGATATCCTGAAAAACTTACCGTTCGAGTATATTCGCCTGAACTGTGAAGTTCCTTCCAATCTCCGGATCTATGTTGATCCCATGATTCCGAAGGTCTTTTATAATCTCCTCATCAATGCAAAGAACCATGGAAAACACGTCTCTACCATCACTGTTTCATGCAGGAATAATGATTCTTCCCTCATTCTCTCATGGGAGGATGACGGCATTGGTATTCCTCATGAAGAAAAGGATCTGATCTTTACCTATGGATATGGAAAGAATACCGGGTACGGATTATATCTTATATCTGAAATACTGAAGATTACTTCAATTACCATCTACGAAACTGGCATACCCGGGAAAGGTGCACGATTTGAGATAGTGGTTCCTTTCGGAGGATACCGGTTTTCTTCATGA
- a CDS encoding HAMP domain-containing sensor histidine kinase, with translation MSRSGNKEFQYGQYSLSYHIMLIFLVIGIICTSIIFAYLYHVESDSIESEFLLSQRYGEEALTHAIQLADQSLSFYDNAYNQPLRLALLDYQNLFHQNGKSPEELDLEEIKEKLADYFDLPIDLYIFNSSGVIIASTFQPDIGLDFSFAPKFKERLNTIRLGDSVAFDAIVTGTKLGEERKYAYIPTRDHEYILEIGINLQVFFEKQGISKYPRLARWYKETRQDIVSVWIFDQTFNQATDIRTSIPGFAVYPYEFQDRTDRFDNLKTVFGEKKSIVVTGPQPNQITKYLYIPQVKSSSVSSGLFDKVAEIVYSTEQVRQKKEKALVKNILNALMIIAFLCLIAFFISRYVTRPVYQIIEDIEIIADGDYDHPIRRTKGFEFRRLEASIQKMVGRLKEDIISIRQKTDDLNDELQNRRYAEESLRAANHKLSLLGTITRHDLLNQMSVVSSGFDLLEDEIPVNEQNNRLKAMIRDALNSISDLILFTRIYEQMGVDKPVWHSISRLINETMKNFSDQPLTVHDLTNGLLVCADPMFDRVIYNLIENSLRHGGRVSRISCDVRIDDTFAMLTYSDDGSGVPAADKEKIFARGYGKNTGLGLFLTREILSLTGIEIREIGTLGEGACFEMKIPQGKWRFEDAGL, from the coding sequence ATGAGCAGGTCAGGAAATAAAGAGTTCCAATATGGTCAATATTCGTTGTCGTACCATATTATGCTCATCTTCCTGGTCATAGGGATCATTTGTACAAGCATCATCTTCGCCTATCTCTATCATGTTGAATCTGATTCAATAGAGTCTGAATTTTTACTTTCCCAACGATATGGGGAGGAAGCCCTTACTCATGCGATCCAGCTGGCAGATCAGAGCCTCTCTTTTTATGATAATGCATATAATCAACCTCTTCGTCTGGCGCTGCTCGATTATCAAAACCTCTTCCATCAAAACGGGAAGAGTCCTGAAGAGTTGGATTTAGAGGAAATAAAGGAGAAACTGGCGGATTATTTTGATCTCCCCATCGACCTCTATATCTTTAATTCTTCAGGAGTGATCATTGCCTCAACCTTTCAGCCAGATATTGGGCTTGACTTCTCATTTGCGCCGAAATTCAAAGAAAGACTGAATACCATCCGGCTTGGAGACTCTGTCGCATTTGATGCCATCGTAACTGGGACAAAACTAGGAGAAGAACGAAAATATGCATATATCCCGACCCGGGATCATGAGTATATTCTGGAGATTGGGATAAATCTCCAGGTGTTCTTCGAAAAACAGGGGATATCCAAGTATCCACGTCTTGCCCGCTGGTATAAAGAGACGAGGCAGGATATTGTATCAGTATGGATATTTGACCAGACCTTCAATCAGGCTACCGATATCCGGACTTCCATCCCCGGGTTTGCGGTGTACCCATATGAATTTCAGGACCGGACAGATCGTTTTGACAACCTGAAAACGGTCTTTGGAGAAAAAAAGAGCATTGTCGTTACCGGGCCACAACCAAACCAGATTACGAAATATCTCTATATCCCACAGGTGAAAAGTTCCTCAGTATCATCTGGCCTGTTCGACAAAGTGGCCGAGATCGTCTACTCGACCGAACAGGTACGACAGAAGAAAGAAAAGGCATTGGTAAAGAATATCCTCAATGCCCTGATGATCATAGCATTTTTATGTCTCATCGCATTTTTCATATCACGGTATGTAACCCGGCCGGTTTACCAGATAATTGAGGATATTGAGATCATCGCAGATGGAGATTACGATCACCCGATCCGTCGGACAAAGGGGTTTGAGTTTCGAAGACTGGAAGCGAGTATCCAGAAGATGGTGGGACGGCTGAAAGAGGATATCATCTCAATCAGGCAGAAGACGGATGATCTGAATGATGAGCTACAAAACCGGCGATATGCAGAGGAGTCTCTTCGGGCAGCAAATCATAAATTATCTCTGCTTGGAACCATTACCAGGCATGATCTGCTGAATCAGATGTCTGTGGTCTCATCAGGATTTGACCTTCTTGAGGACGAGATTCCGGTAAATGAACAGAATAATCGGTTAAAAGCCATGATTCGTGATGCTCTGAATTCCATCAGTGATTTGATCCTCTTTACCCGGATATATGAGCAGATGGGGGTTGACAAACCGGTCTGGCATTCCATAAGCCGGCTAATAAACGAGACGATGAAAAATTTCAGTGATCAGCCCTTAACCGTTCATGATCTGACGAACGGTCTTCTGGTATGTGCTGACCCAATGTTTGACCGTGTCATCTATAACCTTATAGAAAATTCGCTCCGTCATGGCGGGAGGGTAAGCCGGATCTCCTGTGATGTGAGGATTGATGATACGTTTGCCATGCTCACCTATTCAGATGACGGATCAGGGGTCCCTGCAGCTGATAAAGAGAAGATCTTCGCAAGAGGATATGGGAAAAATACCGGTCTTGGACTCTTTCTCACACGGGAGATCCTCTCCCTTACCGGTATAGAGATACGGGAGATTGGAACTTTAGGGGAAGGTGCATGTTTTGAGATGAAAATTCCACAGGGAAAATGGCGGTTTGAGGATGCCGGTTTGTAA
- a CDS encoding ATP-binding protein: MVPLKLPIGIQSFSEIRTGGYAYVDKTPYVASLVQEGKYYFLSRPRRFGKSLFLDTLDCALSGKKDLFKGLFLDSPESSWDFSVTWPVIRISLGQRINTTSDELHEYLTRIISREAERFGCAINPHISPGFQLEDLIRDVNKKTGLQVVLLVDEYDKPILDNISTPSQSAVMRDELKSFYGMIKDIDHLLKFVFLTGVSKFAKTGIFSGLNNLNDITLDSRYSAICGYTHEDLMEVFSDYSKNFLESEIREWYNGYSWTGQQVYNPFDILLLFSKGMYRPYWFETGTPTFLLKLWQEKPRFPAEYDGLVAGEELLGSFDPENIRTETLLFQAGYLTIRSFVSSAEEGTWYTLGFPNREVRESFNRQILTVLQDVQNLVPLPDIRSVLESGNSQDLHGIFHTFLSSIPHDNYRNNLISRFEGYYASVVYAYLASLGYEIIPEDTTNKGRIDLTVKTRSYIWIFEFKVKGIDHSGDKEPLKQIKERGYAEKYAAESRPVIEVGIVFHPGTRNIESWEVGKPDF, from the coding sequence ATGGTCCCTCTAAAACTTCCCATCGGTATTCAGTCCTTTTCAGAAATCAGAACCGGTGGGTATGCCTATGTAGACAAAACCCCCTATGTTGCCTCATTGGTGCAGGAAGGAAAATATTACTTTCTTTCCCGGCCTCGCCGGTTTGGTAAAAGCCTGTTTCTTGATACACTGGATTGTGCCTTATCAGGAAAAAAAGATCTTTTTAAAGGCTTGTTCCTCGATAGTCCGGAATCCAGCTGGGACTTCTCAGTAACGTGGCCGGTGATACGGATTAGCCTGGGTCAGCGGATCAATACCACTTCAGACGAACTTCATGAATACCTCACCCGGATAATCAGCCGGGAAGCAGAGCGGTTTGGATGTGCTATCAATCCTCATATTTCACCCGGATTTCAGCTTGAAGATCTCATTCGGGATGTGAATAAAAAGACAGGGCTTCAGGTGGTCCTGCTTGTTGATGAGTATGATAAACCAATTCTTGACAATATCAGCACTCCATCTCAATCCGCTGTAATGCGGGATGAACTGAAGAGTTTTTACGGGATGATCAAGGATATCGATCACCTGCTGAAGTTTGTTTTCCTAACCGGTGTCTCCAAATTTGCGAAAACAGGCATTTTTTCAGGCCTGAATAACCTCAACGATATTACTCTGGATTCACGGTACTCCGCGATATGCGGATATACTCATGAGGATTTGATGGAGGTTTTTTCTGATTATTCAAAAAACTTCCTGGAATCCGAGATCAGGGAATGGTATAATGGCTATTCATGGACCGGGCAGCAGGTTTATAATCCTTTTGATATTCTGCTTCTCTTTTCAAAGGGTATGTACCGGCCTTATTGGTTTGAGACAGGAACTCCGACATTCCTCCTGAAGCTCTGGCAGGAAAAACCACGATTTCCGGCAGAGTATGATGGTCTGGTAGCAGGAGAAGAATTACTGGGATCTTTTGATCCTGAAAATATCCGAACCGAAACCCTTCTTTTTCAGGCTGGGTACCTGACAATCCGGTCATTTGTATCAAGCGCTGAAGAAGGGACGTGGTACACTCTTGGTTTTCCTAACCGGGAGGTCAGGGAGTCATTTAACCGACAGATCCTTACCGTGCTCCAGGATGTTCAGAATCTTGTTCCTCTTCCTGATATCAGGAGTGTGCTCGAATCTGGTAACAGCCAGGATCTCCATGGTATTTTTCATACATTCTTATCCTCAATACCACATGATAATTATCGGAATAATCTGATTTCACGATTTGAAGGCTATTATGCGAGTGTTGTATATGCATATCTGGCAAGTCTGGGATATGAAATAATCCCGGAGGATACGACGAATAAAGGCAGGATTGATTTAACTGTCAAAACCAGATCATACATCTGGATCTTTGAATTTAAGGTAAAAGGAATTGACCATTCGGGTGACAAGGAACCCCTGAAACAGATAAAGGAACGGGGATATGCTGAAAAATATGCCGCTGAATCCCGCCCGGTTATTGAAGTAGGGATCGTTTTTCATCCCGGAACCAGAAATATTGAGTCATGGGAAGTAGGTAAACCGGATTTTTAA
- a CDS encoding MBL fold metallo-hydrolase, which translates to MTYLLRPVDRVDVTVLVDNYTDLLMVEQNSLIRRPLLSDGKTLFAEHGLSFLIRVRSGEKIHTILMDAGTTETAFIENAKTLGIDLDEISEVVISHGHFDHIGALFHVLRQSSCRIPVHLHPAAFSMRRKKRPDGTYTTLPSMTADKVTHAGGILSLSTEPSLIANQKILLTGEIERITPFEQGSPVLEAREGDSFVKDVFRDDQALIIHLKERGLIVISGCAHAGIINSVRYAQKITGIDTVYAIMGGFHLSGPYFKNIIPDTILALQEIKPACIIPVHCTGWEAQVSMAQAMPHAFVFSTVGTTFHFGGE; encoded by the coding sequence ATGACATATCTATTACGTCCGGTTGACCGTGTGGATGTAACCGTCCTGGTCGATAATTACACTGATCTCCTCATGGTGGAGCAGAATTCTCTTATTCGCCGGCCATTACTCTCTGATGGAAAGACCCTTTTTGCCGAACATGGGTTATCATTTCTGATCAGGGTACGATCCGGGGAGAAGATCCATACTATCCTTATGGATGCCGGGACTACAGAAACGGCCTTCATAGAGAACGCGAAAACATTAGGGATTGATCTGGATGAGATCAGTGAAGTGGTCATCAGTCATGGACATTTCGATCATATCGGTGCTCTTTTCCACGTTCTTCGTCAGTCATCCTGTCGTATTCCGGTTCATCTCCATCCGGCAGCATTTTCCATGAGGAGAAAGAAGAGGCCTGATGGCACGTATACCACGCTTCCTTCAATGACTGCCGATAAAGTCACCCACGCCGGCGGCATACTCTCCCTGTCTACAGAACCCTCACTGATTGCGAATCAGAAGATTCTGCTTACCGGAGAGATTGAACGAATAACTCCGTTTGAGCAGGGTTCTCCGGTTCTTGAAGCAAGGGAGGGAGATTCATTTGTAAAAGACGTTTTCCGTGATGATCAGGCACTTATCATTCACCTCAAAGAGAGGGGTCTTATTGTCATATCAGGTTGTGCCCATGCAGGAATAATCAATTCGGTCAGGTATGCACAAAAGATAACCGGCATTGATACTGTTTACGCAATCATGGGGGGTTTCCACCTATCAGGTCCGTATTTCAAAAATATCATTCCAGACACCATCTTGGCCCTGCAGGAGATAAAGCCTGCATGCATCATACCTGTTCATTGTACCGGGTGGGAGGCCCAGGTCTCCATGGCCCAGGCAATGCCACACGCCTTCGTATTCAGTACAGTCGGGACAACCTTTCACTTTGGCGGTGAGTAA
- a CDS encoding HNH endonuclease signature motif containing protein: MKPVHWRDCIPCFDSLTEKIRIGKFITGSDIRTAIQRCTAGHAKSDDLVLGVPSSSIAYLEYLFHRAEGPYSPDFGWIAMIIQIFFKSNPDLQNLINLNAADALANMVLNKRGRLKFLISDQVELGIILEWWERFGLIPVNSRQVLDAILNKPTIRDRIENGDPLLILRLLDVFPENEEEVNPYGQERDVLIQAAGTITKPPSERRYHHVFMKAQKAGRDIHSLIQEEERRILPMQTKRNRYLAYLVKNLHGNCCQICSAMGEETTGPVEVHHIIPLSRQGKDLAENMLTLCAPHHQAVHAGSIIVKKEDETVIIQTSDKRWSFALNNRVNSYV; this comes from the coding sequence ATGAAACCGGTGCATTGGCGTGACTGCATTCCATGTTTTGACAGCCTCACAGAGAAGATCCGAATTGGCAAATTCATAACCGGTTCTGATATCCGGACCGCGATTCAGAGATGCACCGCAGGACATGCCAAATCAGATGATCTGGTACTGGGTGTTCCATCCTCCTCCATTGCCTATCTTGAATACCTCTTTCATCGGGCCGAAGGACCATATTCACCTGATTTTGGATGGATTGCCATGATCATCCAGATATTCTTCAAGAGTAACCCGGATCTGCAAAACCTGATCAACCTGAATGCTGCAGATGCCCTGGCAAACATGGTCTTAAATAAGCGGGGGAGGCTGAAATTTCTGATTTCTGACCAGGTGGAACTGGGGATCATTCTTGAATGGTGGGAACGATTCGGGCTCATTCCGGTCAATAGCCGCCAAGTGCTCGATGCAATTCTGAATAAACCCACTATCAGGGACCGGATAGAGAACGGAGATCCCCTACTTATTCTAAGATTACTGGATGTATTTCCTGAAAATGAAGAGGAAGTAAACCCTTATGGGCAGGAGCGGGATGTCCTCATACAGGCCGCAGGAACGATCACAAAACCACCCTCAGAGCGACGATACCATCACGTATTCATGAAAGCGCAAAAGGCAGGAAGAGATATTCATTCTCTGATTCAGGAGGAGGAACGGAGAATTCTTCCGATGCAGACGAAAAGGAACCGATATCTGGCATATCTTGTAAAGAACCTCCATGGAAACTGCTGCCAGATCTGTTCTGCCATGGGTGAAGAGACGACAGGACCGGTTGAAGTTCATCATATAATCCCATTATCCAGGCAGGGAAAAGACCTGGCAGAGAACATGCTCACCCTCTGTGCCCCCCATCATCAGGCAGTCCATGCAGGGAGCATCATCGTGAAAAAAGAGGATGAAACCGTGATAATCCAAACCAGTGACAAGAGATGGAGCTTTGCTCTAAATAACCGGGTTAATTCATACGTCTAA